From the Oxyura jamaicensis isolate SHBP4307 breed ruddy duck unplaced genomic scaffold, BPBGC_Ojam_1.0 oxyUn_random_OJ71517, whole genome shotgun sequence genome, the window GTTTGGGGTCCTGCTCCCCGCGCTCCCCGAGGCTCAGCAGGGTGCTGCGGTGGCGTGCAGAGCCAGCACCCGGGCTTTAACGTGCAGAAAGGGCCCGGCTCGGGTCCTTTGGCCGAATCCTGACCCCGCTTACTCGAGCCCGACTCTGCCCCAGCTgcgggcagcaggcagggcgcAGACGCCCGGCCAGCGGCCTCGGGGGCTAGCGGAGGCCGTGCTCCGAGCCGCCGGGGACCCCACGCAGCCGCGGAGGCAGCACCGGCCGTAAGGACAAGCACCGCGGAGCAGCGCCGCGAACACGCTCACCTCGGCTCAAAAGGCAGAGTACCGCGCCCTGTCCGCGTACGGGTCGCGCCCGAAGCGCTGCATGTCGTAGAGGGAGGCCCGAGCGACCGACGAGACCGGCGACAGCTGACTACGATCGTAAGTGTACGCCTCTCCGACGGTGGTGGCCGCGGCTGCCGTGCGGCGCAGGGGGCTTCTATCCCGGGTGTAATAGGTGGAGgaggccgccgccgccgcggcggtggcggcggcagCGACCGCGGCGGCCGCGCCCggggtgggcagcagagctctATCGTAGGGGTCTAGGGTGGTGGGGATGCGACTGGCCATGGCTGTGGTGGCGGCCATGGCCGTGGACTGGACCTGGGAGTACTGGGCGTACTGGGAGTACTGGGCCATGGTCTGCTCTGCATAGGCGTCGTATGCAGAGGCCGTCGCATAGGACCTGACGCGGTAGCGCTTGTAGTAGTCGGCCATCCCGCTGTACGCGTCATCGTAATACATGGTCTCCCCATAGCCCGCGGTGTAGGGAGTGCGCACGGCTCCGTACTGCTCGTTATAGGCCTCGGTAAAGTCAGCCACTTGCCCCGGGCGATCTACCGGACACTCTTTAGACCAGTGCCCTTCCTTCCCGCACCGGTAGCAGCCGCTCTTGTCTCCCATCCCGGGCGCGGTCCTGAGCCGACTCGTGGACAACTGCACGCGCATCCGCTTGCCTTTAAGAAACAGACGCAAAAGGGAGGCTATAATTGAGGCCGCACCAAGAGGACGGTTACAAAAGCATGCACAGTGAAACAGAGCCGGACCGAGCCAGCCGCATCCCCCCCGCGCCGGCCGCGCCTCGGTCCGGTCCTCACCAGGAACCGCGCTGCGAGCGGAgagccccc encodes:
- the LOC118159672 gene encoding RNA-binding protein 4B-like isoform X1 yields the protein MVKLFIGNLPREATEQEIRSLFEQYGKVLECDIVKNYGFVHIEDRTAAEDAIRNLHHHKLHGVCINVEASKNKSKASTKLHVGNISPTCTNLELRAKFEEYGPVIECDIVKDYAFVHMERAEDAVEAIRGLDNAEFQGKRMRVQLSTSRLRTAPGMGDKSGCYRCGKEGHWSKECPVDRPGQVADFTEAYNEQYGAVRTPYTAGYGETMYYDDAYSGMADYYKRYRVRSYATASAYDAYAEQTMAQYSQYAQYSQVQSTAMAATTAMASRIPTTLDPYDRALLPTPGAAAAVAAAATAAAAAASSTYYTRDRSPLRRTAAAATTVGEAYTYDRSQLSPVSSVARASLYDMQRFGRDPYADRARYSAF